The Dasypus novemcinctus isolate mDasNov1 chromosome 12, mDasNov1.1.hap2, whole genome shotgun sequence genome includes a window with the following:
- the LOC101423387 gene encoding olfactory receptor 6C1-like: protein MRNNTEVREFILLGLSDDPKHQVVIFVFLFITYLLSITGNLTIITLTLVDTHLQTPMYFFLRNFSLLEVSFTTVSIPKFLSTLITGDKTISFNDCMAQLFFFILLGGTEFYLLAAMSYDRYIAICKPLHYVTIMNRGVCTLLVFFSWLISFLIIFPGLMLVLKLDFCSSNIIDHFACDFFPLLQLSCTDTQLLVIMGFSWALFTLMFTLALIILSYIYIIRTILRIPSTSQRTKAFSTCSSHMIVISISYGSCIFMYIKPSAKDRVSLTKGIAVLNISVAPMLNPFIYSLRNQQVKRAFMDMARRIVFFRNK, encoded by the coding sequence ATGAGAAACAACACAGAAGTAAGAGAATTTATCCTGCTGGGATTGTCAGATGACCCAAAACATCAGGTTGTgatttttgtctttctgttcaTCACCTACCTGCTCAGCATCACTGGGAACCTGACCATCATCACCCTTACTCTGGTGGATACCCACCTCCAGACACCTATGTATTTCTTTCTCAGGAATTTTTCCTTATTAGAAGTTTCCTTCACAACCGTCAGCATACCCAAGTTCCTGAGCACCCTTATAACAGGAGATAAAACCATTTCCTTTAATGATTGCATGGctcagttattttttttcatccttttgggAGGTACTGAATTTTACCTACTGGCTGCCATGTCTTATGACCGTTATATTGCCATCTGCAAACCCCTGCATTACGTGACCATCATGAATCGTGGAGTCTGCAcgttgcttgtcttcttttcatgGCTGATTTCATTCTTAATCATATTCCCGGGGCTCATGTTGGTCTTAAAGCTTGATTTCTGTAGTTCTAATATTATTGACCACtttgcttgtgatttttttcccctgctgCAACTTTCTTGCACAGACACACAATTACTAGTGATTATGGGTTTCTCCTGGGCGTTGTTTACTCTAATGTTCACTTTGGCATTGATAATCCTGTCCTACATATATATCATCAGGACAATTTTGAGGATTCCTTCTACTAGTCAGAGGACAAAGGCCTTTTCCACATGTTCTTCCCATATGATTGTCATATCCATCTCTTATGGCAGCTGCATTTTCATGTACATTAAACCTTCAGCAAAAGACAGGGTGTCTCTCACCAAAGGAATAGCTGTGCTAAACATCTCAGTAGCTCCTATGCTGAACCCCTTCATTTACAGCCTACGGAATCAACAGGTGAAGAGAGCCTTCATGGACATGGCCAGGAGGATTGTATTTTTCAGAAACAAGTGA